One region of Oryza sativa Japonica Group chromosome 10, ASM3414082v1 genomic DNA includes:
- the LOC4348657 gene encoding pentatricopeptide repeat-containing protein At5g61370, mitochondrial isoform X2, giving the protein MMATLARRSMVALGRRALCSGSDLEAAAREVVCSGAGSLDEVGGALDRLGVAVSPAMVARVIDACSERMGSGRRLLRFLSWCRSKDAGGIGDEALDSAIAALARMGDLTAMRIAVADAEKDGRRMSPETFTVVVEALVKLGKEDEAVRLFRGLERQRLLPRRDAGDGGEGVWSSSLAMVQALCMKGHAREAQGVVWHHKSELSVEPMVSIVQRSLLHGWCVHGNAKEARRVLDDIKSSCTPLGLPSFNDYLHCLCHRNLKFNPSALVTEAMDVLSEMRSYGVTPDASSLNILLSCLGRARRVKESYRILYLMREGKAGCSPDWVSYYLVVRVLYLTGRIIRGKRLVDDMLESGVLPTAKFFHGLIGVLCGTEKVDHGLDMFRLMKRCQLVDTHTYDLLIEKLCRNGRFENGKELWDDAKKNGFMLGCSEDLLDPLKTEVFRPVCAAQKLSSQSNKRLVQKKKIVGHVILMDSTQEQQQDFGVLLKQGAEGRVFVSTFVGRKCVIKERFSKKYRHPLLDSKLTLKRLNAEARCMTKARKLGVPTPVLYAVDPLLHTLTFEYVDGLSVKDILLGFGSNGINEEQLIDIATQIGNAVGKLHDGGLVHGDLTTSNMIIKNNTNQLVLIDFGLSFISTIPEDKAVDLYVLERALISMHSSCGDVMEKILTAYRKASKQWCATTNKLAQVRQRGRKRTMIG; this is encoded by the exons ATGATGGCCACGCTCGCGAGGAGATCGATGGTGGCCTTGGGCCGTCGCGCTCTGTGCTCGGGCAGCGacctggaggcggcggcgcgcgaagtCGTGTGCTCCGGGGCGGGGAGCCTCGACGAGGTGGGCGGCGCGCTGGACCGCCTGGGCGTGGCCGTGTCGCCGGCCATGGTGGCGAGGGTGATCGATGCGTGTAGCGAGAGGATGGGTTCAGGGAGGAGGCTGCTGCGGTTCCTGTCCTGGTGCCGGTCCAAGGACGCCGGTGGAATTGGGGACGAGGCGTTGGATAGCGCGATCGCGGCGCTCGCCCGGATGGGGGACCTCACCGCGATGAggatcgccgtcgccgacgcggaGAAGGATGGCCGGAGGATGTCCCCGGAGACGTTCACCGTTGTCGTCGAGGCACTCGTGAAATTGGGGAAGGAGGATGAGGCTGTTCGGTTGTTTAGAGGCTTGGAGAGGCAGAGGTTGCTGCCTCGGCGCGACGCGGGTGATGGAGGGGAAGGCGTGTGGTCGAGCAGCCTTGCAATGGTGCAGGCATTGTGCATGAAGGGCCATGCTCGCGAGGCGCAGGGCGTCGTGTGGCACCACAAGAGCGAGCTCTCGGTAGAACCCATGGTTAGCATCGTTCAGCGTAGCCTGCTCCACGGGTGGTGCGTCCATGGGAATGCGAAGGAAGCTCGGAGAGTCCTTGATGATATCAAGTCTTCGTGTACCCCACTGGGTTTGCCATCATTCAATGATTATCTGCACTGCCTGTGCCATAGGAACCTCAAGTTTAACCCTTCTGCGCTTGTCACTGAGGCTATGGACGTCTTATCGGAGATGAGGTCCTATGGTGTCACCCCGGATGCATCTAGCCTCAACATCTTGCTTTCTTGTTTGGGACGAGCAAGAAGAGTGAAAGAATCATACAGAATCCTCTACTTGATGAGAGAAGGAAAGGCAGGGTGCTCCCCTGACTGGGTTAGTTACTATCTTGTGGTCAGGGTCCTGTATTTAACAGGGAGAATTATTAGAGGGAAAAGGCTTGTAGATGACATGCTTGAAAGTGGGGTGCTTCCGACTGCAAAGTTTTTCCATGGTCTCATAGGCGTTCTATGCGGGACTGAGAAAGTTGACCATGGGCTTGATATGTTCAGACTTATGAAGAGGTGTCAGTTAGTGGACACACATACCTATGATCTTCTTATAGAAAAGCTTTGTAGGAATGGGAGATTTGAGAATggaaaggagttgtgggatgatGCTAAAAAGAATGGCTTTATGTTAGGATGTTCAGAGGATCTTTTGGATCCCCTGAAAACAGAGGTATTCAGACCAGTTTGTGCAGCACAAAAACTGAGTTCGCAGAGCAATAAGCGCTTGGTCCAAAAGAAGAAGATTG TAGGGCACGTTATACTTATGGACTCAACTCAGGAACAACAACAGGATTTTGGTGTGCTACTGAAGCAGGGGGCGGAGGGA AGGGTATTTGTTTCAACATTTGTGGGACGGAAGTGTGTAATCAAAGAGCGGTTTTCAAAGAAGTACCGACACCCATTGTTGGACTCAAAGTTGACTCTTAAACGCTTAAATGCT GAAGCTCGATGCATGACAAAAGCAAGAAAGCTTGGTGTTCCCACTCCAGTTCTTTATGCCGTGGACCCACTTCTGCATACATTAACCTTTGAGTATGTGGATGGCTTATCTGTGAAAGATATACTCCTTGGATTTGGGTCAAACGGGATCAATGAAGAACAACTCATTGACATCGCCACACAAATAGGAAATGCAGTTGGCAAACTACATGATGGAGGCCTTGTTCACGGTGATTTGACCACTTCAAATATGATAATCAAGAACAACACAAATCAACTC GTTCTTATTGATTTTGGTCTGAGTTTCATATCAACTATTCCTGAGGACAAAGCAGTGGACTTATATGTGCTTGAGAGAGCATTGATTTCTATGCATTCATCATGTGGTGATGTG ATGGAGAAGATTCTCACGGCGTACAGAAAAGCTTCAAAGCAATGGTGCGCTACTACGAACAAGCTAGCTCAAG TCAGGCAACGTGGCAGAAAGCGAACAATGATTGGATGA
- the LOC4348657 gene encoding uncharacterized protein isoform X1: MDSTQEQQQDFGVLLKQGAEGRVFVSTFVGRKCVIKERFSKKYRHPLLDSKLTLKRLNAEARCMTKARKLGVPTPVLYAVDPLLHTLTFEYVDGLSVKDILLGFGSNGINEEQLIDIATQIGNAVGKLHDGGLVHGDLTTSNMIIKNNTNQLVLIDFGLSFISTIPEDKAVDLYVLERALISMHSSCGDVMEKILTAYRKASKQWCATTNKLAQVRQRGRKRTMIG, encoded by the exons ATGGACTCAACTCAGGAACAACAACAGGATTTTGGTGTGCTACTGAAGCAGGGGGCGGAGGGA AGGGTATTTGTTTCAACATTTGTGGGACGGAAGTGTGTAATCAAAGAGCGGTTTTCAAAGAAGTACCGACACCCATTGTTGGACTCAAAGTTGACTCTTAAACGCTTAAATGCT GAAGCTCGATGCATGACAAAAGCAAGAAAGCTTGGTGTTCCCACTCCAGTTCTTTATGCCGTGGACCCACTTCTGCATACATTAACCTTTGAGTATGTGGATGGCTTATCTGTGAAAGATATACTCCTTGGATTTGGGTCAAACGGGATCAATGAAGAACAACTCATTGACATCGCCACACAAATAGGAAATGCAGTTGGCAAACTACATGATGGAGGCCTTGTTCACGGTGATTTGACCACTTCAAATATGATAATCAAGAACAACACAAATCAACTC GTTCTTATTGATTTTGGTCTGAGTTTCATATCAACTATTCCTGAGGACAAAGCAGTGGACTTATATGTGCTTGAGAGAGCATTGATTTCTATGCATTCATCATGTGGTGATGTG ATGGAGAAGATTCTCACGGCGTACAGAAAAGCTTCAAAGCAATGGTGCGCTACTACGAACAAGCTAGCTCAAG TCAGGCAACGTGGCAGAAAGCGAACAATGATTGGATGA